The following coding sequences are from one Lycium ferocissimum isolate CSIRO_LF1 chromosome 3, AGI_CSIRO_Lferr_CH_V1, whole genome shotgun sequence window:
- the LOC132049523 gene encoding importin subunit alpha-9 has translation MADEGLVSHKREPIKTSVGNAAAQRRRQHAVTVGKERREALMRTKRLCRVGVSGDSDDASLDDSDMMVEEDQSVLEARTLSAVEELKLGVAYQGKGATQKRVNALRELRRLLSKSEFPPVEAALQAGAIPLLIQCLSFGSPDEQLLEAAWCLTNIAAGKPEETKALLPALPLLVAHLGEKSSLHVVEQCAWALGNVAGEGEELRNVLLLQGALPALARMMLPDKRSTVRTAAWALSNLIKGPDPRAATELIKIDGIPDGIARHLKKGDDELATEVAWVVVYLTALSNVATTILAKSDLIQVLVEKLAMSNSLQLLIPVLRSLGNLVAGDSHITNAVLIAGHELTVNAIQALVKCLKSEHRILKKEAAWVLSNIAAGSVEHKRLIYSSEAMPLLLGLLSTAAFDIKKEVAYVLGNICVAPSEGSGRPNVILDHLVNLVRGGCLTGFLVLVRSADVEAAKLGLQFIELVLRGMPNGEGPKLVEREDGIDAMERYQFHENEELRCMANELVDKYFGEEYGLDE, from the exons atgGCAGATGAAGGTTTAGTTTCTCATAAAAGAGAACCTATTAAAACCTCAG TTGGCAATGCAGCAGCACAGCGAAGACGGCAACATGCTGTTACAGTTGGGAAGGAAAGGAGAGAAGCCCTTATGCGAACAAAGCGTTTATGCAGAGTGGGAGTTAGTGGTGATTCTGATGATGCCTCCCTTGATGATAGTGATATGATGGTTGAAGAAGATCAATCAGTTTTGGAGGCTCGGACTTTGTCAGCTGTGGAAGAATTAAAGCTTGGTGTTGCTTACCA GGGTAAAGGGGCAACACAGAAAAGGGTGAATGCTCTTCGTGAGCTAAGACGCCTTCTTTCTAAGTCGGAATTCCCTCCTGTTGAAGCTGCCCTACAGGCTGGAGCTATACCGCTGCTTATTCAGTGTCTTTCATTTGGCTCTCCAGATGAACAG TTGCTTGAGGCTGCTTGGTGCCTAACTAATATTGCTGCTGGAAAGCCTGAGGAAACCAAAGCTTTGTTGCCTGCATTACCATTGCTTGTTGCTCATCTAGGAG AGAAGAGTTCCTTACATGTAGTGGAGCAGTGTGCATGGGCATTGGGAAATGTTGCTGGTGAAGGTGAAGAGCTGAGAAATGTTCTCCTATTACAAGGAGCCTTACCAGCTCTTGCAAGGATGATGCTGCCTGACAAGAGGTCAACTGTCAGAACAGCTGCTTGGGCATTATCAAACCTAATCAAG GGACCAGATCCTAGAGCTGCAACAGAGTTGATAAAAATTGACGGGATACCAGATGGAATTGCTCGACATTTAAAGAAAGG GGATGATGAGTTGGCGACTGAAGTAGCATGGGTTGTTGTGTATCTCACTGCCCTTTCAAATGTTGCAACTACAATACTGGCAAAGAGTGATCTCATACAAGTGCTGGTAGAAAAATTGGCCATGTCAAATAGTCTGCAACTGCTTATCCCG GTGCTGCGAAGCTTGGGAAATCTTGTGGCTGGTGATTCTCATATAACTAATGCTGTTCTTATTGCGGGACATGAGCTAACAG TTAATGCCATCCAAGCACTAGTAAAATGCTTAAAAAGTGAACACCGCATCTTGAAGAAG GAAGCTGCGTGGGTGCTATCTAACATAGCTGCTGGTTCAGTTGAGCATAAGCGTTTGATATATTCAAGTGAAGCTATGCCACTTCTTTTGGGTCTTCTTTCAACAGCTGCATTTGACATAAAAAAGGAGGTAGCGTATGTCCTTGGAAACATCTGTGTCGCCCCTTCAGAAGGTTCTGGAAGGCCAAATGTGATTCTGGACCACTTGGTGAATCTTGTTCGTGGAGGATGCCTAACTGGTTTTTTGGTTTTGGTAAGATCTGCTGATGTTGAGGCAGCAAAATTGGGGCTGCAATTCATTGAGCTG GTTTTGAGAGGAATGCCGAATGGAGAGGGGCCGAAGCTCGTTGAAAGGGAAGATGGTATTGATGCAATGGAAAGATaccaatttcatgaaaatgaagaacTCAGGTGCATGGCGAATGAGTTGGTTGATAAGTACTTTGGAGAAGAATATGGGCTTGATGAATAA
- the LOC132049524 gene encoding protein IQ-DOMAIN 2-like translates to MGKKGSWFSSVKKALSPNSKEKADKKASKSKKKWFGKEKDPVPDSSTLVVASVSPPRPVPPVEEVKLAEVEEEQTKHVYSVAVATAAAAEAAVAAAQAAAEVVRLTTVNQFAGKSKEEIAAIRIQTAFRGYLARRALRALRGLVRLKTLVDGPTVKRQTANTLKCMQTLSRAQSQISSRRSRLLEENRTLQRQLMQKHAKELESLRRGEEWDDTLQSKEQIEASLLSRYEAAMRRERALAYSYSHQQTWKKSSKSTNLLFMDPTNPQWGWSWLERWMGSRPKESQSMSEKELKSDQLSIAGEITKAFARHQLNSELPSSPSSQKPNRPPSRQSPTTPSKRGTARKIKPASARVSAINHDDDTRSVFSVQSEMNRRHSIAGSSVRDDESLASCSSVPSYMASTQSAKARTTRLQSPLGMENGTPPAKGSSGSVKKRLSYPPSPAITRRHSGPPKIESTSTNTSIAEGYVNGVVN, encoded by the exons ATGGGAAAGAAAGGAAGCTGGTTTTCTTCAGTAAAGAAGGCTCTGAGCCCAAATTCTAAGGAAAAGGCTGACAAG AAAGCAAGTAAATCAAAGAAGAAATGGTTTGGGAAAGAAAAGGATCCAGTACCGGATTCTTCGACTTTGGTGGTTGCCTCAGTATCTCCTCCTCGACCTGTTCCGCCAGTGGAAGAGGTCAAATTGGCTGAAGTGGAAGAAGAGCAGACTAAACATGTTTATTCTGTTGCAGTTGCCACAGCTGCAGCAGCCGAAGCGGCTGTTGCAGCTGCCCAGGCTGCTGCAGAGGTTGTTCGGTTAACTACTGTCAATCAATTTGCAGGCAAATCCAAGGAGGAAATAGCCGCAATCAGGATTCAGACTGCATTTCGAGGATATCTG GCCAGAAGGGCGTTGAGAGCTTTAAGAGGACTTGTCAGACTCAAAACACTAGTTGATGGACCTACTGTCAAACGGCAAACTGCAAATACACTGAAATGTATGCAGACTTTATCTCGTGCGCAGTCTCAGATTAGTTCTAGAAGGAGCAGGTTATTGGAGGAGAACAGAACTCTCCAGAGACAGCTTATGCAGAAACATGCAAAAGAACTTGAGAGTTTGAGG AGAGGGGAGGAATGGGATGATACTCTACAATCAAAGGAGCAAATAGAAGCAAGTTTGCTCAGCAGATACGAAGCTGCAATGAGACGAGAAAGAGCACTAGCCTATTCATATTCCCACCAG CAAACCTGGAAGAAGTCATCGAAATCTACCAACTTGTTATTTATGGATCCAACCAATCCTCAATGGGGTTGGAGCTGGTTAGAGCGGTGGATGGGTTCTAGGCCTAAGGAAAGCCAAAGCATGTCAGAGAAAGAACTAAAAAGTGATCAATTGTCCATTGCTGGAGAAATTACCAAGGCATTTGCGCGGCATCAACTGAATTCTGAACTCCCGTCTTCTCCTTCCAGCCAAAAGCCAAACCGTCCTCCAAGCCGTCAGTCCCCTACTACCCCTTCCAAGCGAGGAACAGCTAGAAAAATCAAACCAGCAAGTGCAAGAGTCAGTGCAATAAACCATGATGATGACACACGAAGCGTGTTTAGTGTTCAATCAGAAATGAACAGGAGGCACAGCATTGCag GATCATCTGTAAGAGATGATGAGAGCTTGGCAAGCTGCTCATCGGTACCAAGTTATATGGCATCCACTCAGTCAGCAAAAGCAAGAACAACACGGTTGCAAAGTCCATTGGGCATGGAAAACGGTACACCACCAGCAAAGGGATCATCAGGTTCTGTTAAGAAGCGACTCTCTTACCCTCCTTCACCAGCCATTACAAGGCGGCATTCAGGCCCACCAAAGATCGAGAGTACCTCCACAAACACCTCTATTGCCGAAGGATATGTGAATGGAGTTGTCAACTAG